The genomic segment GGCCACCAAGCTCGAACTCCAGGCAAGAGAGCATGATTACCAGCTGATTATCTGTTGCAGCGACGATAATCCTGACAATGAAAAAGCGGTTGCCCACTGGCTTAAAGAGCGCCAGGTCGATCTCTTGTTCGTTGCCAGCTGCCAGCATCCGCAGCACTGCAGCTACCAGCAGATGCGCAAGCAACTACCGGTGATCGCGCTGGACCGCCCCCTGGATGAGAGCCAATTCATCTCAATCATCAATGATGACTACACCGGGGCTCAGCAGCTGACCGAGCTGCTACTGGAGGGGAAGCCACAACAGATCGCCCTCATCGGTGCCCACCCGGATCTTCCCATTTCACAACAGCGCCAGTCCGGCTTCGAGCAGGCGGTTGTCGCCTGTCAGCATGCTCCCGAGCTGAAAACCTATTACACCGAGCTCTTTGATCATCAGCAGGCAAAACAGCTGATGGAGAAGCTGGTGCGAGACAACCAGGTACCCGATGCCATCCTCTGTACCTCCTTTACCCTGATGGAGGGGGTACTGGAGACCCTGAGCCCGGACAGTAGCCTACTCGGCAGAATTCAGCTCGCCACCTTTGGTGATCATCGATTGCTGGATCTACTGCCAACGGCAATCCACTCACTGTCACAGTCACCGGAGAAGATTGCCCAGCTGGCGATAGAGAAAGCCCTTGAGCTTCTGAGCAAGGAAGCAGCTCCCGGGATCATCACCCTCCCGAGAACTCTGATCAAGCGGCGCAGGGAGATCGCTAGCTGACAAACACAGGAGTTTGAGGCAATTTGCATAACGTCGGGTAAAATCTAATCTTTTCAGAACTTATTGCTGATTAAATTGTCTCAGCTTTGATACCGTCAAGGCTCTATTAAGAATTGGTACTCTATGCAAAACATGCTCACATGGCTTTTGGCATCTGTCACCATAATTACCGGGATGATCTGGATCCTGGATACTCTGCTATGGAGTAAGCAGCGTCAGGTTGAGCTTTTGCATCAGGAAGAGACCGATATTCTTGATATGGATGAGCTGGAGAGACGTACCCCCCATCGCTCGGCTTTCATCCGCAGTTGTTGCCGACTCTTTCCTGTGATCGCCTTTATCTTCGTGATCCGCTCCTTTGTCGTGCAACCCTACCAGGTACTGGGTGGCAGCATGAAGCCGACCCTTATTCCGGGGGATGTGGTACTGGTCAATAAGCTTAGCTACAGCCTGCGTGATCCGCTGTTTCATGGCAGCCTGCTCCATCTTCGTAAACCCGATCGCGGCGATCTTGCGGCCTTTCGCCAGGATCCCTCTTTGAGTGGAGCCAGCCATACCCATGTACGGATCAAGCGAATCGTCGCTCTGCCCGGGGATCGCTTGATCTACAAAGATCAGCAACTGCTGGTGCAGCCAGCCTGTATGAGGCATCAGCCCTGCCCGCCTTCAAGAGTGATCTCCTATAGTCCGCCTGGTGGCCTATTGAAGATAACCCCGGATCAGGGGAGTAACCCGGATCCGAAAGTCCTGGTGTGGACAGTGCCGCCCAATAAGTTCTTTGTGATGGGTGACAACAAGCATAATCCTAAAAAGCACAATTGGGCGCTCATCCCAAGGCAGGATCTAATCGGTAAGGTATTCGCGATCTGGAACAGCTTTGAGGCCAATGACGGACTCTACTCCTGGCTCCCGGACTGGGCTCCGGTGAAGATGAACCTGTCACGAGTTGGAAGCGTAGACTGAGGCGGTTTATATCCTGCGGATGGCTGATTGATCGCCCTTCGGGCGGGAGTTGTGGCTTCGCCACAGGTGTCGGGGCTCCGACTGCGCCCTACTTTTGTATCGTCAAAAGTAGGCAAAATCTCGCTACGCACTGCGAGTCCCTCCGCAGAGCTTCGCGGCTCGGCATCCATGCCTCGAACGGATAAAACGACTGCCTAGACAAATACTAAAGTTATGTGTGGGTTTTCAGTGATGGCCCAACAGACAATAGGGAGAATTAGGGATGGATCAAGATCTGGATACAGCGGAATCAAATCTGGAACAAGAGATGGAGCTTCCCAAAAAATACAGGTTGTCTCGCTCAAGAATCATGTATATCGAAGAGAAGGGCTCAGGTCTGGAGGGGGAGGCGCGGATTGGCCGGGTCTACTTTTCTAAGTCCGGCAAAACTCTTTACTACCGAGGGCGCAGCTTTCAAAGCCTCAAAGGATTGGGCTTTAAAGCGAACTACTTTGAAGTCGAATCGGGTGAGCACTACTGGATATCCGGACCGCGCAAAGATCGCCAGGACAGGCTGTATGGCGGTAGCCTTGGCGTTACAATTGATGCCGATATTAAGGATGAATACATCCGCTACCTTGGAACCAAGCAGGCATAACCCCTTGCCGATGCCTTGCTAAATTTGCCTGCATTGCATGCGGCTGATTTGTATCTTCGCCACAGGATGCCGCTGCCGAGCGGCGGCGGGCAAAGGGGCAAACGCCTTTCCCCTTTGCAATCCCCTGGCGCCCCGGATCTCGCTTAATCCTCAGTGGATCTGATGATTGAAGCTCCGCTTAGACGTAACTTCCCTGTTACGGCTAAGCTCTCACGACATCTGCCGCACATGGATTGTGCCAATGGAACGAGAGCCATGGATGGCGGCAGTTCCCTATCGCTCGACTTAAATCCTCATTGATCCACTTCGGCGCTCGCTCACGGGGAACTTAAAACCCTCTCTTCGATTTATATTCTCCGCTGCTGACGACTTAGTTACGCCGATGCAAACAAAGCCCTGGCTGATGATCAGCCTTATTCAAGGTGCGAAGCATGGATCTTGTCTGTTCAGCTGTTATAGTGTTCTGCTGTGCTGTTGAAAAGATGGTCATCTTTCCTCCCTCATTCTCATAGTGCAGCGCCATATAACCCTAAAGCTTCATAAGGATGGTATGCATGCAACACCAACTCGACTTTATGCCTACTGAACACCGGCAGTTTCTCCAAGATTCGGTTCGCGAGCTGAGAAGTGATAACCGTATTGTTGGTGTCGCGGGTGGCGGCTCCTTTATCCGTCAGCAGATGGATGAATTCAGTGATCTTGACCTGGTGGTAGCCATAGAGCCTCAAGAGTTTGAACAGGTAATGGCTGAGCGCACACTCATCGCCTCACGTCTGGGTAAGCTGGTCTCCTCTTTCACCGGTGAGCATGTGGGTGAGCCCAGGTTACTGATCTGTCTCTATGATGAGCCAACCCTGCACGTTGATCTCAAGTTTGTCTCCCTGACCGATGCCGCTGACCGGGTTGAGACTCCGGTAATCCTGTGGGAGAGGGAAAGCCGCCTCTCTGAGGCTTTCATGGCAAGCAAGGCCTGCTACCCACAGCCCAACTTACAGTGGATAGAGGATAGGTTTTGGATCTGGATCCACAACGCCGCTATGAAGATAGGCAGAGGTGAGCTGTTTGAGGCGATCGACTTTATCGGCTACCTGCGCTCGACAGTCCTTGGCCCCCTGCTGCACCTGGAAGCTGGCTCCCAGCCCTGTGGTCTTAGAAAGATAGAGAGGGTTGCAACCGAGCGTCCAACGCAATTACAGGCGACCCTGCCGGATTACAGTCAGCAAAGCTGCCTGCAAGCGGTCGAGGCTGTCATTCGCCTTTACCTTTCACTTCGTAACTCCCTGGCTTTTGAAGGCCTGCGAACCAATCCTGCCGCCGAGCGAGTTGTAAAAAGTTATCTTGAGACGATCGCAGAAAAGATAAATGAGAGCGCACCGGCAGAGGCATTAGAGCCGAGCGCTTGATTGAATGCTCGCCCTTCTGGCGGGGATTAATCTAACCTGCTGTCAGCTTTTTGTGCCTACAGCACTATTGCCACTACCGAGCGGCGGCGGGCAAAGGGGCAAACGCCTTTCCCCTTTGCAATCCCCTGGCGCCCCCGTATTCGCTTTATCCTCTGAATGGGTTGCTCTTTAAAGGCTCAACATCGACAGACCATCCTTGGTCTGGCGATGTATTCGGGATATCCATATCCCTCAACCTTAAAGATCGGCTCCATTCATCGGAGCGAATATCAAGGGAAGTGAAAACCTTTCTTCGATTGAAGTCCCCGCGATAGCCTACCTCAAAGGACTCAGACGAGGGAATCCCAAATAACATTACTCATGACGTTGATTTTGACAAAGGCTTGGTACTCTGAGGAGCAGTGCGCACTGGGTATAAGAGTTAGAGTTAATGAATGTTGTCTGGATAGGAAGTCAGTATGATGACATGAGTCGCCCTGAGGATAAGTGATTTGTATGCTTGGTTTTCAATTTATCATTGTATTTTTGTGCCTGGTTAGCTTAACACTACTCACCCATCTATTTGGCAGCATGCTCCTATTAAACTTCAGGGTTAATAAAAAATCATTCCCGATTACCTTCATTTACCTGACCAGAGTCATGCTTGTCATATTATTCATGCATATATTGGAGGCGGGATATTTTGCAATATATTATTACATGCATGGATTTTTCGATTTTAGGACGTCACTTTACTTCTCTTTAGTGAGCTACAGCACCGTGGGTTACGGTGATATCGTTTTGCCTGAGGGTTTTAGACTGATTGGTGCAGTCGAGGGTTTACTGGGCACCATCATGGTTGGCTGGACTGTCGCTATACTGGTGAGGGTCCTAAAAAGCATCCGTTGAGCCGAACTTCCTACTGCTCATCATAACCAGGCACTAAGCCATCATCTCAGAAGAAACATCAGCCAGAACCCGAGTACCGATGAGAAGACCCCAACTAACACGATAAAATTAAACATTGTGACTCGCCACCAAACATGAATGAACGTTCATTCACACTTTTATACCATGCCCAGTTGAATGATGGCAATGAGTTTGTATAGAAATTGTGCACCTGTCACATTACAGCAGCCCCAGCTCTCCTTCTCGCCCCCTACTCATAGGGAATCTTGTACCCTTTCTTCGATTCAACTTGCGGATTCATACGAACCCTTCAAATTTCGTTTAACATTTCACATATCAACATCCAGTAACCGATCTGCGTCAAAGATTGCCACTTGAAGCCCTGCTAGAATCCCCCGGAAAACTGGGATAGCCGCAGGGATATGATCGACTCATCGCCCCGGCGGTAGCGTGCCTGAAGATAAAGTGGGTCATGGTGTGAATAATCTTTCGATAGAGTTTCACCCCACCGTTACCGAATACATAAGAAAAACCATTGGAGCTCCATATGATTTTTTTCAGGCACAATATTCGCTTTTAACAGAGAAAACACAGCTAGTCATCCCCACACCGCTGTAGCATGTTGATATGAAGTTATATTATTTAAACATCCTGCATAGAAACGATAATCCACGACTGGATTTATACTGAATTCAGCCTAGTAAGCTTTTATAGGGCTAAATGAGCATTGAGAGCTCCTGTAGCCAAATAGAAATTCCAGCTTTAAAATTGCTAACGAAAAAAATAGGGACATCGAGTGATAATTAAAGAAGTACGTATTAAAAACTACCGATTATTAAAGGATGTCCAAATGACTTTGGACCAAATAACGACTTTAGTTGTTGGTAGAAACAACACCGGAAAGACCTCTCTAGCAGAGATATTCAGAAGCTTTTTAGCTGGCCAATCACCCAAATTGAAATATGAGGATTTTAATCAATCCTCTTTAAGTGATTTTGAAACTGCTTTGATTTCTTTTAGAGCAGGTATTGCTGAGGACGAAGTGCGACCACTAATACCTGCGATTGAGCTAGAACTGCTAGTTGATTATCACGACGATGCTGATGCCTATGGTGCACTCGGTGATTTCATAATCGATCTTGATGAAAACTTGTATGAAACAAAGATATTAGTTTCCTACCAAGTTAAAGATGGACGAATTAGCAACTTGTTTAGTGATTTAGACTTAGCCGATAGGGCAAGTTACTTCAAAGCGCTGAAAGAGTCGATAAGCCTTAACTTTGAAGCCGTACTTTATGCAATTGAACCAAGCAACTCTGACAATAGGGTTAAACTTGATTTTACAAAGATAAAGCGATTGATTCGTTCAGAAGTAATCAATGCTCAACGTGGTTTAGATGATGAAACTCATAATGAGCGGGATGTTTTAGGTAAATCATTAGGAAATATATTTAATAGTTCATCCAATATAGGTTCACCTGAAGTATTTAGAGCACTATCAGGTGAAATCAATAAGGTTGTAGATGAATTACAGATTAGGATCGACACTGATTTTCAAGAAAAGGTGGAGCAACTTTTACCCACACTCACAATTTTTGGGTATCCTGGCTTACAAGACCCTAATCTTAGTGCGTCTACTGAATTGAATGTAAAGTCGTTACTTGAAAATAATACTAAGGTCTATTATAAGAAAGATGA from the Dongshaea marina genome contains:
- a CDS encoding ion channel; translation: MHGFFDFRTSLYFSLVSYSTVGYGDIVLPEGFRLIGAVEGLLGTIMVGWTVAILVRVLKSIR
- the cra gene encoding catabolite repressor/activator codes for the protein MKLDEIAKLAGVSRTTASYVINGKATQYRISKKTQEKVMKIVDEKGFRPNHAATMLRAGQSRTLGLIVPDLENQSYARLATKLELQAREHDYQLIICCSDDNPDNEKAVAHWLKERQVDLLFVASCQHPQHCSYQQMRKQLPVIALDRPLDESQFISIINDDYTGAQQLTELLLEGKPQQIALIGAHPDLPISQQRQSGFEQAVVACQHAPELKTYYTELFDHQQAKQLMEKLVRDNQVPDAILCTSFTLMEGVLETLSPDSSLLGRIQLATFGDHRLLDLLPTAIHSLSQSPEKIAQLAIEKALELLSKEAAPGIITLPRTLIKRRREIAS
- the lepB gene encoding signal peptidase I; the encoded protein is MQNMLTWLLASVTIITGMIWILDTLLWSKQRQVELLHQEETDILDMDELERRTPHRSAFIRSCCRLFPVIAFIFVIRSFVVQPYQVLGGSMKPTLIPGDVVLVNKLSYSLRDPLFHGSLLHLRKPDRGDLAAFRQDPSLSGASHTHVRIKRIVALPGDRLIYKDQQLLVQPACMRHQPCPPSRVISYSPPGGLLKITPDQGSNPDPKVLVWTVPPNKFFVMGDNKHNPKKHNWALIPRQDLIGKVFAIWNSFEANDGLYSWLPDWAPVKMNLSRVGSVD